In Helicobacter pylori, one genomic interval encodes:
- a CDS encoding GNAT family N-acetyltransferase: MTIKVFSPKYPTELEEFYAERIADNPLGFIQRLDLLPSISGFVQKLREHGGEFFGMRKDKKLIGICGLNHINKTEAELCKFHIDSAYQSQGLGQKLYESVERYALIKGYTKISLHVSKSQIKACNLYQKLGFMPIKEEDCVVELGGETLIFPTLFMEKILS, translated from the coding sequence ATGACCATCAAAGTTTTTTCGCCCAAATACCCTACTGAATTAGAAGAATTTTATGCTGAGCGCATCGCTGATAACCCTTTAGGGTTTATCCAACGCTTGGATCTTTTGCCCAGCATTAGCGGGTTCGTTCAAAAATTGCGCGAGCATGGCGGGGAATTTTTTGGAATGAGAAAGGATAAAAAGCTCATTGGGATCTGCGGGCTTAATCATATCAATAAAACAGAAGCAGAGCTGTGCAAATTCCACATAGATAGTGCTTATCAATCCCAAGGGCTGGGTCAAAAACTCTATGAGAGCGTGGAGCGATACGCTTTAATTAAAGGCTATACTAAAATCTCTTTGCATGTGAGCAAGAGTCAAATCAAGGCATGCAATCTCTATCAAAAGCTAGGTTTTATGCCAATCAAAGAAGAAGATTGCGTGGTTGAGTTGGGCGGAGAAACTCTGATTTTCCCCACTCTTTTTATGGAGAAGATTCTGTCTTAA
- a CDS encoding 7-carboxy-7-deazaguanine synthase QueE gives MKLPVVESFFSLQGEGKRIGKPSLFLRLGGCNLSCKGFNCKTILNDEILTGCDSLYAVHPKFKKTWDYYNEPKSLIERLEDLAPNYKHFDFILTGGEPSLYFNNPILISVLEHFYHKKIPLFVESNGSIFFEFSPILKELHFTLSVKLSFSLEKENKRINLKALQNILNNAKSTHFKFVLESKNAAQSIVEIQNLLKQLSLKNNEIFLMPLGTTNKELDKNLKTLAPLALEHGFNLSDRLHIRLWDNQKGF, from the coding sequence ATGAAACTCCCGGTCGTTGAGAGCTTTTTTTCCTTACAAGGTGAAGGGAAAAGGATAGGCAAACCCAGTCTTTTTTTACGCTTAGGGGGGTGTAACCTTTCATGCAAGGGCTTTAATTGTAAAACCATATTGAATGATGAAATCCTAACAGGTTGCGATAGCTTGTATGCGGTGCATCCTAAATTCAAAAAAACTTGGGATTATTACAATGAGCCTAAATCTTTGATTGAACGATTAGAGGATTTAGCCCCTAATTATAAACATTTTGATTTCATTCTTACAGGCGGGGAGCCAAGCTTGTATTTTAATAACCCTATTTTAATCAGCGTTTTAGAGCATTTTTATCACAAAAAAATCCCTTTATTTGTGGAGAGTAACGGCTCTATTTTTTTTGAATTTAGCCCCATTTTAAAAGAATTGCATTTCACCTTAAGCGTCAAACTCTCTTTTTCTTTAGAGAAAGAAAATAAGCGGATCAACCTTAAAGCCTTGCAAAATATCTTAAATAACGCTAAAAGCACGCATTTTAAATTTGTTTTAGAGAGCAAAAACGCCGCTCAATCTATCGTAGAAATTCAAAACCTTTTGAAACAACTTTCATTAAAAAATAATGAAATCTTTTTAATGCCCTTAGGCACCACGAATAAGGAATTAGACAAAAATCTCAAAACCCTAGCCCCCCTAGCCCTAGAGCATGGTTTTAATCTTAGCGACAGACTCCATATCCGCTTGTGGGACAATCAAAAAGGGTTTTAA
- a CDS encoding 6-pyruvoyl trahydropterin synthase family protein: MVIRRLYQFCASHVVRNCSSLKCAQNIHGHNYEVEVFIETNRLDSANMALDFGLMQQEMQVFIESFDHAHHFWDKESDEFQRFIENHCVRYVKCSFNLSAESYALMFLYYLTRILQKSVFSNNEGELKISSVRVHETKNGYAESFLKDLENPHFKSLVHNHCVSFSQGIQKLWHDKDFFNKIISDERQCFFHAKPLHQIL; the protein is encoded by the coding sequence ATGGTTATCAGGCGATTGTATCAATTTTGCGCTAGCCATGTGGTGCGCAATTGCTCTTCTTTGAAATGCGCTCAAAATATCCATGGGCATAATTATGAAGTAGAGGTTTTTATTGAAACCAACCGCTTAGACAGCGCGAACATGGCATTGGATTTTGGGTTGATGCAACAAGAAATGCAAGTTTTCATTGAGTCGTTTGATCATGCCCATCATTTTTGGGACAAAGAAAGCGATGAGTTTCAGCGTTTTATAGAAAATCATTGCGTTCGTTATGTGAAATGCTCGTTCAATTTGAGCGCAGAAAGTTACGCTCTCATGTTTTTATATTACCTGACAAGGATTTTACAAAAAAGCGTTTTTTCCAATAACGAAGGGGAGTTAAAAATCTCTAGCGTGCGCGTGCATGAGACTAAAAACGGCTACGCGGAGAGCTTTTTAAAAGATTTAGAAAACCCACACTTTAAATCTTTAGTGCATAATCATTGCGTTTCTTTTTCGCAAGGCATTCAAAAATTGTGGCATGATAAGGATTTTTTCAATAAAATCATTAGCGATGAAAGACAATGCTTTTTCCACGCTAAGCCTTTACACCAGATCCTATGA
- the surE gene encoding 5'/3'-nucleotidase SurE — protein sequence MKKILLTNDDGYHAKGIQALEQALKEMAEIYVVAPKHEKSACSQCITITAPLRAEKIKGKEGRHYRIDDGTPSDCVYLAINELFKHVCFDLVISGINLGSNMGEDTIYSGTVAGAIEGTIQGVPSIAISQILSNKNKNTPLNFDLAQKIIQNLVQNIFTNGYPLKGRKLLNVNVPNCSLQEYKGECITPKGYRLYKKEVHKHTDPKNESYFWLGLHPLEWQKRENEDRLSDFDAIASNHVSITPLNLDLTSYDDLKNLESWHKGMLK from the coding sequence ATGAAAAAAATTTTACTCACCAACGATGATGGCTACCATGCAAAAGGCATTCAAGCTTTAGAACAAGCTTTAAAAGAAATGGCAGAAATTTATGTGGTCGCCCCCAAGCATGAAAAAAGCGCATGCTCGCAATGCATCACCATCACTGCGCCTTTAAGAGCGGAGAAAATTAAGGGCAAAGAAGGCAGGCATTATAGGATTGATGATGGCACGCCAAGCGATTGCGTGTATCTGGCGATCAATGAGCTTTTTAAGCATGTTTGTTTTGATTTAGTGATTTCAGGGATCAATCTTGGATCTAACATGGGCGAAGACACGATTTATTCTGGAACGGTGGCCGGAGCGATTGAAGGCACCATTCAGGGCGTGCCTTCTATTGCAATTTCTCAAATCCTTTCTAACAAAAACAAAAACACGCCCCTAAATTTTGATCTGGCTCAAAAGATTATCCAGAATTTAGTCCAAAACATTTTCACCAACGGCTACCCCTTAAAAGGGCGCAAACTCTTGAATGTGAATGTCCCTAATTGCTCCTTACAAGAATATAAGGGCGAATGCATCACCCCTAAGGGCTATAGGTTGTATAAAAAAGAAGTGCATAAGCACACAGACCCCAAAAATGAAAGCTATTTTTGGCTAGGGCTACACCCTTTAGAATGGCAAAAGCGCGAAAATGAAGACAGACTCTCTGATTTTGACGCTATTGCTTCAAACCATGTTTCTATCACGCCTTTAAATTTAGACTTAACCAGTTATGATGATTTGAAAAATTTGGAATCTTGGCATAAGGGAATGTTAAAGTGA
- a CDS encoding polyprenyl synthetase family protein: protein MNNPNLSFYYNECERFESFLNRHHLHLESFHPYLEKAFFEMVLNGGKRFRPKLFLAVLCALVGKKDYSNQQTEYFKIALSIECLHTYSLIHDDLPCMDNAALRRNHPTLHAKYDETTAVLIGDALNTYSFELLSNSLLESRIIVELIKILSANGGIKGMVLGQALDCYFENTPLNLEQLTFLHEHKTAKLISASLMMGLVASGIKDEELFKWLQAFGLKMGLCFQVLDDIIDVTQDEEESGKTTHLDSTKNSFVNLLGLEEASGYAQTLKTEVLNDLNLLKPAYPLLQENLNALLNTLFKGKT, encoded by the coding sequence ATGAATAACCCTAATTTATCCTTTTACTATAATGAGTGCGAGCGTTTTGAAAGCTTTTTAAACCGCCATCATTTACACCTTGAAAGCTTCCACCCTTATTTGGAAAAAGCCTTTTTTGAAATGGTGCTTAATGGGGGTAAGAGGTTTCGCCCTAAGCTTTTTTTAGCCGTGCTTTGCGCGTTAGTGGGTAAGAAAGATTATTCTAACCAGCAAACAGAATATTTTAAAATCGCTTTAAGCATTGAATGCTTGCACACTTATTCGCTCATCCATGACGATTTACCATGCATGGATAATGCCGCTTTAAGGAGAAACCACCCCACTTTACACGCTAAATACGATGAAACCACAGCCGTTTTAATCGGCGATGCGCTCAACACTTACTCTTTTGAATTGCTTTCAAATTCTTTACTAGAAAGCCGTATCATTGTGGAATTAATCAAAATCTTAAGCGCTAATGGGGGGATTAAGGGCATGGTTTTGGGGCAGGCTTTGGATTGCTATTTTGAAAACACGCCCTTAAATTTAGAGCAACTCACTTTCTTACACGAGCATAAAACCGCTAAATTGATTAGTGCAAGCTTGATGATGGGGCTTGTTGCAAGCGGTATTAAAGATGAAGAGCTTTTTAAATGGCTTCAGGCTTTTGGGTTAAAAATGGGGCTTTGTTTTCAAGTGCTAGATGATATTATAGATGTTACACAAGATGAAGAAGAAAGCGGTAAAACCACTCATTTAGACAGCACTAAAAACAGCTTTGTGAATTTATTGGGGCTAGAGGAGGCAAGCGGTTACGCTCAAACTTTAAAAACAGAGGTTTTAAACGATTTAAACCTGTTAAAACCCGCTTACCCTTTATTGCAAGAAAATTTAAACGCATTATTGAACACTCTATTTAAAGGCAAGACATGA
- the folE gene encoding GTP cyclohydrolase I FolE, with product MENFFNQFFENIGEDKNREGLKETPKRVQELWKFLYKGYKEDPKVALKSAYFQGVCDEMIVAQNIEFYSTCEHHLLPFWGNISLGYIPKEKIVGISAIAKLIEIYSRRLQIQERLTTQIAETFDEIIEPRGVIVVCEAKHLCMSMQGVQKQNAIIKTSVLKGLFKKDPKTRAEFIQLLRS from the coding sequence ATGGAAAATTTTTTCAACCAATTTTTTGAAAATATCGGCGAAGATAAAAACAGAGAAGGCTTGAAAGAGACGCCTAAAAGGGTTCAAGAATTATGGAAATTCTTGTATAAAGGCTATAAAGAAGATCCTAAAGTGGCTTTAAAAAGCGCGTATTTTCAAGGCGTTTGCGATGAAATGATAGTGGCTCAAAACATTGAATTTTACTCCACTTGCGAACACCACTTGCTCCCCTTTTGGGGGAATATCAGTTTAGGATACATTCCTAAAGAAAAGATTGTAGGCATTAGCGCGATCGCTAAACTCATTGAAATTTATAGCAGACGCTTGCAAATCCAAGAAAGGCTGACCACTCAAATTGCCGAAACCTTTGATGAAATCATAGAGCCAAGGGGCGTGATTGTGGTTTGTGAAGCCAAGCATTTGTGCATGAGCATGCAAGGGGTGCAAAAGCAAAATGCGATCATTAAAACAAGCGTTCTAAAAGGCCTCTTTAAAAAAGACCCTAAAACCAGAGCTGAATTTATACAACTCTTAAGATCTTAG
- the htpX gene encoding zinc metalloprotease HtpX, translated as MRKEKIMTNFEKIIAQNRLKTNAVLATYCVIFAFIGLLVDVIRINANDLGIALFKLMTFQIFPTITIIMFLVAFVIIVVCIQNFSSIMLSGDEYKLIDKSKVLSSKENQIHRLLLELLEEAKLHFEPKLYIIKAPYMNAFASGWNESNSLIALTSALIERLDRDELKAVIAHELSHIRHNDIRLTMCVGILSNIMLLVANFSVYFFMGNRKNSGANLARMILLVLQIILPFITLLLQMYLSRTREYMADSGAAFLMHDNKPMIRALQKISNDYANNDYKGIDQNSTRSAAYLFSAEMFSTHPSIKNRIQSLSRRVI; from the coding sequence ATGAGAAAGGAGAAAATAATGACGAATTTTGAAAAAATTATCGCGCAAAACAGGCTCAAAACGAACGCGGTTTTAGCGACTTATTGCGTGATTTTTGCTTTTATTGGGTTGTTGGTGGATGTTATTAGAATTAATGCTAATGATTTAGGAATAGCTCTTTTTAAACTCATGACTTTTCAAATTTTTCCTACGATCACCATCATTATGTTTTTAGTGGCTTTTGTCATTATTGTTGTTTGTATCCAAAATTTTAGCTCTATCATGTTAAGCGGTGATGAATACAAGCTTATTGATAAAAGCAAGGTTTTAAGCTCTAAAGAAAATCAAATCCATCGCCTTTTGTTAGAGCTTTTAGAAGAGGCTAAGCTTCATTTTGAGCCTAAGCTTTATATCATTAAAGCCCCTTACATGAACGCTTTTGCGAGCGGGTGGAATGAATCTAATTCCCTTATCGCTCTTACAAGTGCTTTAATAGAGAGGTTGGATAGAGATGAACTAAAAGCCGTGATCGCTCATGAGCTCAGCCACATCAGGCACAATGACATTCGCTTGACCATGTGTGTGGGGATTTTAAGCAATATCATGCTGTTAGTGGCTAATTTTAGCGTGTATTTTTTCATGGGGAATCGCAAGAATAGTGGGGCGAATTTAGCCCGAATGATTTTATTAGTTTTACAGATCATTTTGCCTTTTATAACGCTCCTTTTGCAAATGTATTTGAGCCGCACACGAGAATACATGGCCGATAGCGGAGCGGCGTTTTTAATGCATGACAATAAGCCCATGATTAGAGCCTTACAAAAAATTTCTAACGACTATGCGAACAACGATTACAAGGGCATAGATCAGAACTCCACCCGATCGGCGGCTTATCTTTTTAGCGCTGAAATGTTTAGCACCCACCCTAGCATTAAAAATCGTATCCAATCTTTATCAAGGCGCGTCATTTAA